From a region of the Nitrospira sp. genome:
- the secE gene encoding protein translocase subunit SecE, whose translation MFSKLRASIVEFLSDVRGEIKKISFPTRSETMGSTTVVIVFCILMSLYLSVIDSFLVWLVSKII comes from the coding sequence ATGTTCAGCAAGTTGCGGGCTTCGATCGTTGAATTTCTGTCGGATGTGCGCGGCGAGATCAAGAAGATCTCGTTTCCCACTCGATCGGAAACGATGGGGTCTACGACGGTGGTCATCGTCTTCTGCATACTGATGTCCCTCTATCTCTCCGTGATCGATTCATTTCTTGTCTGGTTGGTGAGCAAGATCATCTAG